AGCTGTCTAATAATAATGGTTTCCTGGGAGACATCGTAGATGAATTGACAAAGGATACTAAAACAAACCGGGAAAAAGCAGAGAAGATCTATTCCTGGGTGCGTGATAATTTCACCAACGAAGATTATTCAGGACTATGGATAAGGAAATCACTCAAATCAATTTTCAATGCAAGGAAGGGCGGTATAGCAGAAATCAACCTGCTGCTGGTAGCGATGCTGAAACGCGCCAAACTGGAGGCCTATCCTGTTATACTCAGCACCCGCGATAACGGGTATGTATTTTCGTATTATCCGTTACTGAACCGCTTTAACTATACTATTGCAGGACTGAACCTGGGCGATGAATTTGTGAACCTGGATGCTACTGATCCTTTGCTGGGCTTTGGCAAATTGCCGGCAGCATGTTACAATGGTGAAGCCAGGATCGTAAATGATGTAGCTACACCACTGATGCTTTCCGCAGACTCATTGAAGGAGCAGAAATTTACAAGTGTGATGATTGGTAAAGTAGAAAACGGTGAGATCACAGGTACTTTCCAGCAAAGACCTACCTACTTTGAATCTTATGATATCCGTCAACAGGTAAAGGCAAAAAATCAGGATGAATATTTTAAGAAGATACAAAAATCATATACAGGAGATATAACACTGGAAAATACCACCATTGATGATCTCAAAAAGTTGGAGTCCTCCGTACTGGTGAAGTATGATTTTAAGATGGGGGTAGATGAGCAGAATTTAATGTATCTGAATCCACTCCTGGGAGAAGCGAACAAGCGCAACATCTTCAAAGCTGCGGAGCGCAAGTTTCCTGTGGAGATGCCTGCTGTATTTGATGAAGTATATTCCTTTAATATGGATGTACCGGAAGGTTATGTTGTAGATGAATTACCCAAATCTTCCATGGCCAAGTATAATGGGGAGGAGGGCTTATTCCAGTACCTGATCCGCCAGGAGGAAAATCATATCCAGTTACGTTGCAGGGTGAAACTCTCGAAGGCCGGGTTCACCCCGGAAGAATATCCTTCCCTGCGGGAATTTTTTGATCTTGTTGTGAAGAAACAGGCCGAGCAGATTGTGTTTAAAAAGAAAAAATAAGTCATGGTAAAGCTGTTGCAGTTAGTTGCCTGTTTGTTACTGGCAATGTCATGTGCGCCTGTCTTTGCGGGCGGCCCCGTATACCCCGTAAATACAATTCCCGATTCGTTAAAAAAGGATGCACACCTGGTAAAAAGATTTGAAGAGTTTACACTGAATATTGTTGACCTGCAAAAGGTGCGTATTAACCACCACTATATATTGACGGTACTGGATGAAGAAGGTGCGAAATATACGCAGCTGCAGGAGAGATATAGTAAACAGATAGAAGTCAGATCAATCAGCGGGGCTTTATATGATGCCTCAGGAAAGCTGATGACACGATTAAAACAAAGTAGCATTCAGGATATAGGCCAGCAGAGAGATGGTAGCTTGATGACGGATACACGATATAAGGTGCATCAGTTTAGCAACAGCGTATATCCGTATACGGTAGAATACGAAGTGGAACAGCAGTTTAACTATTCCTACAGTCTTCCTTTCTGGATAGCGCAGGATTACAGGGATGGTGCCGTGGAGCAGGCACGCTTCATCGTAAATGCGCCTGCGGACTATAAGCTACGGTATCATACTTTCAGCAACATCGGAGAACCGGTAATAACAACAGAGAAGGAGCGGAAATTATATAAATGGGAAGTGCATAATATTCCTGTTGGCAGGCGGGAAGTATTTTCAGAAAGCTGGTACCGCCTTACGCCAGGTGTAGAGCTGGCGCCCAGTAATTTTGAATGGGGCCGCTATAAAGGCAGTATGAACACCTGGGAAGACTTCGGCCAGTTTGGTTATCAGTTGAATGAAGGGCGCGATGTATTGCCGGATGCCATGAAGCAAAAGGTGAGTGAACTGGTAGCAGGTCTCTCCACAAAGGAAGAAAAGATCCGGGTACTTTACAGGTACCTGCAACAAAACTATCGTTACATCAGTATTCAGCTGGGCATAGGAGGACTACAGACATTTGATGCTAAAACAGTGGCAGCAAACGGCTATGGCGATTGTAAAGCATTGTCTAATTATATGATGGCGATGCTGAAGGAGGCAGGCATCAAATCCAATTGTGTGTGGGTGAAGGCTGGTGAAGGAGATATCCGGTTGGACGAAAGTTTTCCGCACGATGGATTTAACCACGTTATTTTGTGCGTTCCCGGCGTCAAAGATACCACCTGGCTGGAGTGTACTGATAATACCTTACCTGCGGGTTATCTCAGCGGTTTTACTGCTGGCCGGCCCGTACTTATTTTAGATGAGAAAGGCCCCCAACTGATACATACACCTGCCAGCAATATGGACATGAACCAGCAACGCAGGAGCATTCATGCTGTACTGGATGAAAAAGGCAATATGAAGGTGGACGCAGTTACTACGCGAACAGGTCTGGAGCAGGATGATCTTCACAGCCGTCTCCATCAACTCAGTAAAGAGCAGCAGCTGGAGCGGTTGCGTAGCAGTCTGAATATAGCCAGCTACGATGTGACAGGATATGAATGTACGGAAGCTGAAACAGCAAACCCCTCCATAGAAGAGCATATGCAGCTTGCCTGCAACAACTATGCAACGGTAACGGGCAAACGAATATTCCTGACACCCAATATGTTAAACAGGAGCATCCCGAAGCTGGAACCTGATGAAGACCGCATATCTGATATTCAGCTTAATTATGAATACCGCCATGTGGATTCTGTGAGCATCACCATTCCACAGGGCTACAAGGCGGAGGCACTACCCGCACCGGTTATGATTTCAGGTAAATTCGGCAACTACGTGGCTACTACTGCTGTTAATGGTAATACAGTCACCTATATACGCACTATACAGCATAAATCAGGCATCTTCCCTGCTGCTGATTTCCCTGAGTTGGTAACCTTTTATAACGGTATTTTCAGGGCAGACAGGAGCAGGGTGGTGCTGGTCAAAGACCAGGATTAAAGGATTATAGGATTTTACGGATGGGTGTTTTGTTGTTTGTACTGATTAATTATAATATCTGCTATAGCAAAATCATATAAACATAATACAAACAACAAAACACCCATCCGTAAAATCCTATAATCCTTTAATCCTGGTTTATTTTTCCCTTACACTCACCGAAATATGCCGGTCTTTCTTTCTGTCTGCATCCGGTGCATCTGCGGCTGCTTTGGCAAATTGTGAACCGTATCCTTCGGCGCCCAGCAGTTGTTGGGCATCTGCATTTAATCTTTTCAGGGCGGAGACTACTGATTCGGCACGGTCCTTCGACAGATTCAGGTTCAGGGTGCTGTCGCCGGTACGGTCGGTGTAGCCGCCAATTTTTATTTTTGATTTGGGAAATGCTTTCAGGATGGCGGCAATATTGCTTACCTGTTTCATGCTTTCTTCGGTTAAGTCAGCACTGCCTGTTTTGAAATTGAGGTTATCAAAATCAAACCATACATCTTTGCCGGCTTTCTGCGCATCGTCTTTCAGGAAGGTGACAAGTTGATCTTCAATACCACCTTTGTATGCCTGTAGTACTGTTCCATCGGGCAATGTTACCTGGATGCTTTCACGGGTGACAACCGGACCGCCTTCCGTTACATTCATTACGGCGGAATCGGCCAGTTGACTGGTGGTGACGCTGTCAGTCACGAGGGTGCTGTCGTGCCTGGTGCCGCCGCAACCTTTCATCAGGTACCATAACAGGATAATGGCCACCAGAATCAGGAGTAAAGACCACAGCCAACGGCTGCTGCTGCCCTGTTTAACGCTATTGATGGTGGTATTGGCTACCCCGGCAGCTCCGCCACCAAGACCCGCTGTGAGGTTACCCAGTTTTTTGCCCAGGTCACCAAGACTTGTCAGACCCAGGATACCGGCCAGGTTAAGACCACCAGGTACAGCTCCCAGTATTTTATCTTTTTGGGTGTTGAGATAAGTAAGAAAAGAGCTGGGTGTGAGATTGTTTTGAATGGCATGTTGCCCTGCAACGCCCAGTGTTGCAGGAGCCGCAGTTTGCAATAAGGTGCTGGCTGATGATTCCTTGATACCGGCAAAGGTGGACAGCATGCCGGTGATAGCAGTTATTTTATCTCCAAAAAGACTACGTAATAAATCACCTCCCTTGGCCACCAGGCCACCACCCCCACCTTGCAGTGCGCTGGTGATCGCAGTAGGACTGGCATCTCCGGCTACACCTTTCAGCATATCCAGCAAGCCACCTGTATCGCCGGTAGACCCTGCTTTGTTCAACAGCCCCGCCAATACCATCGGTACAATCCCTCCCAAGGCTTTCTGTATGCCGCCCTCACTTTCTCCCAGCTGAGAGGAAGCCTGGCTAACGACATTGTTGTTAAAAAGACTTTTGGCACTTTCTAGTAAGTCGAATGACATAATTGTAGGGTTTAATGATGAGAAAAAATGAAGATTTTGGAATTACTTACAGGTACAATCAGGAATCCTATAACAACATTATCCCGGTGGTTGTTTGATCCTGCCGTATTTTTTCACAGCTGCGCGTCACTTTACGCATTTTCGACTATTAAAATATGTTTTTGTTAACCAGTGGATTAAAGACCATAAAGCGTTGGTGAAAGCGTGGGAATAAGCAGCATGATCATCACTTTTGGCATATAAGTAAAGGCCCCTGCAATTTGCAGGGGCCTTTACTTATATGCTGCTATTTTATTTTTTTAAGCCAAAAAAGGATAGTCTGTATAACCCGTAGCACCCGCGGTATAGGCGGTGGCAAAATCAGGTGCATTCAGCGCGGCATTTTTGGCGATGCGCTTGTCCAGATCGGGATTGGCCAGAAATGCCCTTCCAAAGGCAACCAGGTCTGCAAACCCATTTTCCAGCGTCTGTGCTGCTGTTGCAGGGGTAAGCCCGTTGCATATGATAATAGTTCCTTTAAATGCGGAACGGATGGCATCAAAAGTTTTTTGAGGGATCTGGGCAGCTACTGCAATGTGCAGATAGGCGATACCTATTTTATCCATCTCTGTAGCAAGATACACATAGGTATCATGTACTTCGTCTACTGCATAGGGCTGTAAATCACTGAGTGTGGAATATGGCGAAAAGCGTATGCCCACCTTCTCTTTACCAATCGCGTCTGAAATCCCCCTGGCCAGTTCTATGGCCAATGCCGCACGTTTTTCAATACTGCCGCCGTATTCGTCTGTGCGGTTATTGATTTGCGGATGTAAGAACTGTTCTATCAGGTAACCATTGGCGCCATGGAGTTCAATACCATCGAAACCAGCTTCTATGGCATTCCTGGCAGCTGTTATGTGGCCCTGGATAATTGATTTAACACCTGCTGTGGTGAGTGTTTTGGGTTCTGAATGATCCTGCGGACCTTTCGTATCTGTGTATACCTGACCAGCCGCTTTGATGGACGATGCTCCAACCAGTTCCGCGCCTTCAGGTAAATTATCCTGGTGACCAATACGCCCTGTATGCATCAACTGCATGAAAAATTTGCTATTTCCTTCATGTACTGCTGTGACAATTTTTTTCCATCCTGCTATCTGTGCTTTACTAAAGATGCCAGGTATGCGTGGATAGCCCAGTGCATCGGGTGTTGGGGCAGTTCCTTCCGTAATAATCAGTCCGGCGCCTGTGCGTTGGCTATAATATTCCTTCATAAGGTCATTCGGTATATTATCGATAGCCCTGCTGCGGGTCATAGGCGCCATCACCAGGTGGTTCTTTAGCCTTAGTCCGTTCTTATGATAAGGCGTTAAAAGCTTGTTCATATTTGTGTATTTTAATTATAGCACAAATATCCATCTGCTTTTACAGATAAAATAGCCATTAAAGGTTGAAAAATAGTCCTATCCGACGGAGGAGAATTTTTTGGGCTTCATTCCATAATGTTTCTCAAATAAGCGGCTGAAATGACTCAGGTTAGAAAACCCAAGTTGGTAGCCCGCTTCAGATACGGAATAGCCGCCTTGTCTTAGTAAATAGGCTGCTTCTTCCATCCTCGCTTTCTGATAATAATTATATAGGGTGTCGCCAAATACCTGTTTGAACAACTCCTTCATTTTTGTTTCACTCATACCAGCCATTTTTGAAATTTCAGGTAGATGTGGAGGCTTGCTCAAATCTGTGAGGATGGTCGTTCTTATAACAAACAGTGTGTCTATATCAGCTTTATTGACCGGTTTAAGCGGTGTCGCTTCCCGTTGCAACAGGTTGTTGAACA
The Chitinophaga sp. MM2321 DNA segment above includes these coding regions:
- a CDS encoding DUF3857 domain-containing protein, with product MVKLLQLVACLLLAMSCAPVFAGGPVYPVNTIPDSLKKDAHLVKRFEEFTLNIVDLQKVRINHHYILTVLDEEGAKYTQLQERYSKQIEVRSISGALYDASGKLMTRLKQSSIQDIGQQRDGSLMTDTRYKVHQFSNSVYPYTVEYEVEQQFNYSYSLPFWIAQDYRDGAVEQARFIVNAPADYKLRYHTFSNIGEPVITTEKERKLYKWEVHNIPVGRREVFSESWYRLTPGVELAPSNFEWGRYKGSMNTWEDFGQFGYQLNEGRDVLPDAMKQKVSELVAGLSTKEEKIRVLYRYLQQNYRYISIQLGIGGLQTFDAKTVAANGYGDCKALSNYMMAMLKEAGIKSNCVWVKAGEGDIRLDESFPHDGFNHVILCVPGVKDTTWLECTDNTLPAGYLSGFTAGRPVLILDEKGPQLIHTPASNMDMNQQRRSIHAVLDEKGNMKVDAVTTRTGLEQDDLHSRLHQLSKEQQLERLRSSLNIASYDVTGYECTEAETANPSIEEHMQLACNNYATVTGKRIFLTPNMLNRSIPKLEPDEDRISDIQLNYEYRHVDSVSITIPQGYKAEALPAPVMISGKFGNYVATTAVNGNTVTYIRTIQHKSGIFPAADFPELVTFYNGIFRADRSRVVLVKDQD
- a CDS encoding alkene reductase: MNKLLTPYHKNGLRLKNHLVMAPMTRSRAIDNIPNDLMKEYYSQRTGAGLIITEGTAPTPDALGYPRIPGIFSKAQIAGWKKIVTAVHEGNSKFFMQLMHTGRIGHQDNLPEGAELVGASSIKAAGQVYTDTKGPQDHSEPKTLTTAGVKSIIQGHITAARNAIEAGFDGIELHGANGYLIEQFLHPQINNRTDEYGGSIEKRAALAIELARGISDAIGKEKVGIRFSPYSTLSDLQPYAVDEVHDTYVYLATEMDKIGIAYLHIAVAAQIPQKTFDAIRSAFKGTIIICNGLTPATAAQTLENGFADLVAFGRAFLANPDLDKRIAKNAALNAPDFATAYTAGATGYTDYPFLA
- a CDS encoding DUF3858 domain-containing protein, encoding MKFGKISKEEFNLKSFEKDTGAHAVVIAEIGSSSFESDGRELQLVYKVHRRIKIIDKNAYGLATVRIQLYREGLNEEKVRNLKAISYNLENGDITETKMDSKSIFTDKQDKNWTMKKFTLPAVKEGTIFEYTYTVVSPYFRYLRSWEFQGPYPILWSEYSAAILEYFDYMLIPQGYDTYAVKSKESSRSTFTFRVESQGATGPSQTATATPGVTTYKWAMKDVPAIKNEDYITTLDNYVNKVEFQLSSINWPGRERKPVRNTWSGLMTDLLKDEDYGEQLSNNNGFLGDIVDELTKDTKTNREKAEKIYSWVRDNFTNEDYSGLWIRKSLKSIFNARKGGIAEINLLLVAMLKRAKLEAYPVILSTRDNGYVFSYYPLLNRFNYTIAGLNLGDEFVNLDATDPLLGFGKLPAACYNGEARIVNDVATPLMLSADSLKEQKFTSVMIGKVENGEITGTFQQRPTYFESYDIRQQVKAKNQDEYFKKIQKSYTGDITLENTTIDDLKKLESSVLVKYDFKMGVDEQNLMYLNPLLGEANKRNIFKAAERKFPVEMPAVFDEVYSFNMDVPEGYVVDELPKSSMAKYNGEEGLFQYLIRQEENHIQLRCRVKLSKAGFTPEEYPSLREFFDLVVKKQAEQIVFKKKK
- a CDS encoding OmpA family protein, encoding MSFDLLESAKSLFNNNVVSQASSQLGESEGGIQKALGGIVPMVLAGLLNKAGSTGDTGGLLDMLKGVAGDASPTAITSALQGGGGGLVAKGGDLLRSLFGDKITAITGMLSTFAGIKESSASTLLQTAAPATLGVAGQHAIQNNLTPSSFLTYLNTQKDKILGAVPGGLNLAGILGLTSLGDLGKKLGNLTAGLGGGAAGVANTTINSVKQGSSSRWLWSLLLILVAIILLWYLMKGCGGTRHDSTLVTDSVTTSQLADSAVMNVTEGGPVVTRESIQVTLPDGTVLQAYKGGIEDQLVTFLKDDAQKAGKDVWFDFDNLNFKTGSADLTEESMKQVSNIAAILKAFPKSKIKIGGYTDRTGDSTLNLNLSKDRAESVVSALKRLNADAQQLLGAEGYGSQFAKAAADAPDADRKKDRHISVSVREK